One genomic segment of Methanothermobacter tenebrarum includes these proteins:
- a CDS encoding zinc-ribbon domain-containing protein — MKICPNCGIKNLEAARFCIECNQQIDKTTHEKLQGAPKEKINAKRIITPFTE; from the coding sequence TTGAAAATTTGCCCAAACTGTGGAATTAAAAACCTTGAAGCTGCAAGATTTTGCATAGAATGCAACCAGCAAATAGACAAAACAACACACGAAAAACTACAAGGAGCCCCCAAAGAAAAAATAAATGCGAAACGAATAATTACTCCATTTACCGAATAA
- a CDS encoding Eco57I restriction-modification methylase domain-containing protein, producing the protein MELLKVKEEMTELIEKYEGIDDKRSYSEANVRKDFIDPFFKILGWNVRDSNEYNAEEYVRGRGYVDIALKIDNRPVIFVEAKKFGAIPRREPQTTLYGNVTIDWTDEERQALNYAGRDLEVKWAALTNFEKFRLFNAYTGEVVLDIEKPEEYLERIDDIILLSKENVKGGEIDKIQERIERPDIDEEFLNLMRQWRMLLAREINEKFPEMDFEEINFYVQRILDRLVVIRYAEDKWVLDKPDQLKRLLDSYKGTDYVDLSSLLIGFFDGFDKIHNTKIFEKNEKIDEILKRIDDGILASIIEELYMQNFRKFKSDILGNTYEAYLATKLKEEDGKIKLESDEEARKGMGIYYTPTHVVEYIVENTLGIKLEKIWKEVSRLLDNGEYDEAIKRFNGIEDIKVLDLACGSGSFLIKAYDFFEKYYKKYKKKIEKIKEKIRKENQGKHVKITDANILNELDRPLKNYRWKILKKNLYGVDLDKAAAEIASINLMLKALKRGEKLPLILEENIKVGNSIITGVENKKELLEHAKEIKRMIRLREKIKREEDPEKKNKLEKEYKKIREDLEEKINENLYEYFENPNEHKPFNYELEFPEVFYDKEGNLKENGGFDVIIGNPPYRRQEKIKNIKPYLKDQYETYTGTADLYTYFMERSLKFLNKKGLFSFITSNKYTRAKYGQPIRKWIQNNFTIKKYYDYTGTKVFKDATVDPAVIVIENKPPTRKDKIKVNESFYMPQEHLDEKTWTFEPEKTFKIKEKIEKIGKPLKEWNINIYYGIKTGFNEAFIINGQKRREILDACRTEDERKRTEKIIKPVLRGRDIKRYYYNWKDIWIILAKFGFYKEAHLYPSIVKHLSKYEKELKNRGQCRYTRAGESQKSRDYPGQHHWLELDNNPTEEYLQEFEKEKIVWQRITQRFSFSLVPKGLYALDSMAFMTNANIKFLVGVLNSKLVDFYVRTYVHQYGDKGFLLSNQYVERIPVPPITKENKNLVEKIEGFVDQILVLNKQRQFLIKSFRALVENIGQGRMNSPLGQYLKPKNAPDYSINLVETKRLIDDEKVGLPRFYKVKGYGDSLIISVGYDDGLVEDVIQIVFEDPVIKEFFHFAIASAVEGKKKAYRSQKKILETLLEDIKVPRSTRNKKRDVENIKALMEILKKEYEKKDFKDSPAKTMSLQVLDDKIREVDEKIDELVYKLYGFSESEKEEIEKKLL; encoded by the coding sequence GCAAGCTTTGAATTATGCAGGAAGAGACCTTGAGGTGAAATGGGCTGCCTTGACAAATTTTGAAAAGTTCAGGCTATTTAACGCTTATACAGGAGAAGTTGTCCTCGACATTGAAAAACCTGAAGAATACCTTGAAAGAATAGACGACATAATCCTCTTATCCAAGGAGAACGTTAAAGGTGGCGAGATAGACAAGATCCAGGAGAGGATAGAGAGGCCAGATATCGATGAAGAATTCTTGAACTTGATGAGGCAGTGGAGAATGCTCCTTGCAAGGGAAATAAATGAGAAGTTCCCGGAGATGGATTTTGAGGAGATAAACTTTTATGTTCAGAGAATATTGGACAGACTTGTCGTGATAAGGTATGCTGAGGACAAATGGGTCCTTGACAAACCAGACCAACTCAAAAGACTCCTAGATTCTTACAAAGGTACAGATTATGTTGATTTATCATCATTATTGATAGGTTTCTTTGATGGTTTTGACAAGATACACAACACAAAGATCTTCGAAAAAAACGAGAAGATAGACGAGATACTCAAGAGAATCGATGACGGTATACTTGCAAGTATAATAGAAGAGCTTTACATGCAGAATTTCAGAAAATTCAAATCAGACATCCTCGGGAACACCTATGAGGCCTACCTCGCAACCAAACTCAAAGAAGAAGATGGTAAGATAAAGTTGGAGTCAGATGAAGAGGCAAGGAAAGGCATGGGAATATACTACACACCAACACACGTTGTAGAATACATCGTTGAAAACACACTAGGAATTAAACTAGAGAAAATCTGGAAAGAAGTAAGCAGACTACTAGACAATGGAGAATATGATGAGGCCATTAAAAGGTTCAATGGGATCGAGGATATTAAGGTTCTTGACCTTGCATGCGGTTCAGGATCATTCCTAATCAAAGCCTACGACTTCTTCGAAAAATACTACAAGAAATACAAGAAAAAAATAGAAAAAATCAAAGAGAAGATCCGAAAAGAAAACCAGGGCAAACATGTTAAAATAACAGATGCCAACATCCTCAATGAACTAGACAGGCCACTGAAAAATTATAGATGGAAGATATTGAAAAAGAACCTTTATGGTGTCGATTTAGACAAGGCAGCAGCCGAGATAGCCTCAATAAACCTAATGTTAAAAGCCTTGAAAAGAGGGGAAAAACTGCCACTAATCCTCGAAGAAAATATAAAAGTTGGAAACTCCATCATAACAGGAGTCGAAAACAAAAAAGAATTACTAGAGCATGCTAAAGAAATAAAAAGAATGATAAGGTTGAGAGAAAAAATAAAAAGGGAAGAAGACCCGGAAAAGAAGAATAAACTCGAAAAAGAATACAAAAAAATAAGAGAAGACCTAGAAGAGAAAATAAACGAGAATCTTTATGAATATTTCGAAAACCCAAACGAACACAAACCATTCAACTATGAACTCGAATTCCCCGAAGTATTCTATGACAAAGAAGGAAACCTAAAAGAAAACGGAGGCTTCGATGTCATCATTGGAAACCCACCCTACAGGAGACAAGAAAAAATAAAAAACATAAAACCATACCTCAAAGACCAATACGAGACTTATACAGGCACAGCCGACCTCTACACCTACTTCATGGAAAGAAGCCTAAAATTCCTAAACAAAAAAGGACTATTCTCATTCATAACATCCAACAAATACACCAGAGCAAAATATGGCCAGCCAATAAGAAAATGGATCCAAAACAACTTCACAATCAAAAAATACTATGACTACACAGGCACAAAAGTATTCAAAGACGCCACAGTAGACCCCGCCGTGATAGTAATAGAAAACAAACCCCCCACGCGCAAAGACAAAATAAAAGTCAACGAAAGCTTCTACATGCCACAAGAACACCTAGACGAGAAAACATGGACCTTCGAACCAGAAAAAACCTTCAAGATAAAAGAAAAGATAGAAAAGATTGGCAAACCACTAAAAGAATGGAATATAAATATTTACTATGGCATCAAAACAGGTTTTAATGAGGCTTTCATCATCAACGGCCAGAAAAGAAGAGAAATATTAGATGCTTGCAGGACAGAAGACGAGAGAAAAAGAACAGAAAAGATAATCAAACCAGTCTTAAGAGGAAGGGATATAAAGCGTTATTATTATAATTGGAAGGATATTTGGATAATCTTAGCAAAATTTGGTTTTTATAAAGAAGCACATCTTTATCCTTCAATTGTAAAACATTTATCAAAGTACGAAAAAGAGCTGAAAAATAGAGGACAATGCAGATACACCCGCGCTGGTGAAAGTCAAAAGAGTAGAGATTATCCAGGCCAACACCATTGGTTGGAATTGGATAATAACCCAACAGAAGAATATTTACAAGAATTTGAAAAGGAAAAAATCGTATGGCAAAGAATAACACAGCGATTTTCGTTTTCTTTAGTTCCAAAGGGCTTATATGCCTTAGATTCAATGGCTTTTATGACAAATGCTAATATCAAGTTTTTAGTTGGGGTTTTAAATTCAAAATTAGTAGATTTTTATGTTAGAACTTATGTTCATCAATACGGAGACAAGGGATTTTTACTTTCAAACCAATATGTTGAACGTATTCCCGTTCCCCCCATTACAAAAGAAAATAAAAACCTTGTGGAGAAGATAGAAGGTTTTGTTGATCAGATTTTGGTTTTGAATAAGCAAAGGCAATTTCTTATTAAATCTTTTAGGGCTCTTGTTGAAAATATAGGCCAGGGTAGGATGAATAGTCCTCTAGGCCAATATCTCAAACCCAAGAATGCTCCTGATTATTCTATCAACTTGGTTGAAACGAAGAGGTTAATAGATGATGAAAAGGTGGGCCTTCCAAGATTTTATAAGGTTAAGGGTTATGGAGATTCTCTGATAATTTCTGTAGGTTATGATGACGGTCTAGTAGAAGATGTGATACAAATAGTCTTTGAAGATCCCGTGATAAAGGAGTTTTTCCATTTTGCAATAGCATCTGCTGTGGAGGGTAAAAAGAAGGCCTACAGGAGCCAGAAAAAGATCCTTGAAACCCTACTAGAAGACATAAAAGTTCCAAGGTCCACAAGAAACAAAAAAAGAGACGTTGAGAACATAAAAGCCTTGATGGAAATCCTCAAAAAAGAATACGAGAAAAAAGATTTCAAAGATTCACCTGCTAAAACCATGAGTCTGCAAGTACTAGATGATAAAATCAGAGAAGTTGACGAGAAAATAGACGAGCTTGTCTATAAGCTTTATGGTTTCAGTGAAAGTGAAAAGGAGGAAATAGAAAAGAAGTTACTTTAA
- a CDS encoding HEPN domain-containing protein, with amino-acid sequence MGEIDSKEVEVYGRFPKPIEPTDRWKIFDVCQIIKDDEIKSIFDSFSKKWEKWDDLLSFYIDASFFVNHAKLQLFMYVAGLERWHDEQFPKENVYILEKLKRTKDKIGIVYERVFDRFGEELKEGLEELWNGDYEQFLDKFFERAKDTRNAIAHASIAHPSRKKHVFEKPEEFIKANELLRLIFRACLLEITRLKEERIAEILIGEEKNTRIK; translated from the coding sequence GTGGGAGAAATAGACAGTAAAGAGGTTGAAGTTTATGGTAGATTTCCTAAACCAATAGAACCAACGGATAGATGGAAAATTTTTGATGTATGTCAAATTATTAAGGATGATGAAATTAAATCCATTTTTGACTCTTTTTCCAAAAAATGGGAAAAATGGGACGATCTTTTATCTTTTTACATTGATGCTTCATTTTTTGTAAATCATGCCAAGCTACAGCTTTTTATGTACGTGGCCGGGCTTGAACGTTGGCATGACGAACAATTCCCCAAAGAGAATGTATACATACTTGAAAAGTTAAAGAGGACGAAGGATAAAATTGGTATTGTTTATGAAAGAGTTTTTGATCGATTTGGAGAGGAGCTTAAAGAAGGCTTGGAAGAACTTTGGAACGGCGATTATGAACAATTCTTAGACAAATTTTTCGAACGCGCAAAGGATACAAGGAATGCAATAGCACATGCTTCAATAGCACATCCTTCAAGGAAGAAGCATGTATTTGAAAAACCTGAAGAGTTTATCAAGGCAAATGAGCTATTACGTTTAATATTTAGGGCATGTCTGTTGGAAATCACAAGATTAAAAGAAGAAAGAATCGCTGAAATCCTTATTGGAGAAGAAAAAAACACTCGGATTAAATAG